One Streptomyces sp. NBC_00554 DNA segment encodes these proteins:
- a CDS encoding S8 family peptidase, protein MAQLRSKKIRIAAITSVATAALVGGLTALPAQAAPAKGTVLAAGSPTAVKDSYIITLKKAAGFKASSSEGKELINEYGGTVKKTFGAALNGYTATLSADEAARLAADPSVATVEQNQTVHLTDTTQTSAPWGLDRIDQAALPLSTTYTYPDTAGTGVTAYVIDTGVRITHTQISGRATYGYDAVEGDSVAQDGNGHGTHVATTIAGSTYGVAKKANIVAVRVLDNAGSGTTAGVIAGINWVTANHTTPSVANMSLGGSASTTLDTAVSNSIASGVTYAIAAGNSNANASSYSPARVATAITVGATTSTDARASYSNYGSVLDIFAPGSSIVAGYNTSDTATATLSGTSMATPHVAGAAAIYLASHTSATPAQVSAALVAGATSNVVTSPGTGSPNKLLKLVP, encoded by the coding sequence ATGGCACAACTGCGTAGCAAGAAGATCCGGATCGCCGCGATAACCTCCGTGGCGACCGCAGCCCTTGTAGGCGGACTCACCGCGCTCCCCGCCCAGGCCGCACCGGCCAAGGGCACGGTGCTCGCCGCCGGCTCCCCCACGGCCGTCAAGGACAGCTACATCATCACGCTCAAGAAGGCGGCCGGATTCAAGGCCTCTTCGAGCGAGGGCAAAGAGCTGATCAACGAGTACGGCGGCACGGTGAAGAAGACGTTCGGCGCCGCGCTGAACGGCTACACGGCCACCCTCTCGGCGGACGAGGCCGCGAGACTCGCCGCCGACCCGTCGGTCGCCACGGTCGAGCAGAACCAGACGGTCCACCTCACCGACACCACGCAGACCAGCGCCCCCTGGGGCCTGGACCGCATCGACCAGGCGGCGCTGCCGCTCTCCACCACCTACACCTACCCGGACACCGCGGGCACCGGCGTGACCGCGTACGTCATCGACACCGGCGTCCGCATCACGCACACCCAGATCTCCGGGCGCGCCACCTACGGCTACGACGCCGTCGAGGGCGACAGCGTCGCGCAGGACGGCAACGGCCACGGCACCCATGTGGCCACCACCATCGCGGGCTCCACCTACGGTGTCGCCAAGAAGGCGAACATCGTGGCTGTCCGCGTGCTCGACAACGCCGGCTCCGGCACCACCGCGGGCGTCATCGCGGGCATCAACTGGGTGACCGCGAACCACACCACCCCGTCGGTCGCCAACATGTCGCTCGGCGGATCCGCCTCCACCACACTGGACACGGCCGTCTCGAACTCCATCGCGAGCGGCGTGACCTACGCGATCGCGGCGGGCAACAGCAACGCCAACGCCTCCTCGTACTCCCCCGCCCGGGTCGCCACAGCGATCACGGTCGGCGCCACCACCAGCACGGACGCCAGGGCCAGCTACTCCAACTACGGCTCGGTCCTGGACATCTTCGCCCCCGGTTCCTCGATCGTCGCCGGTTACAACACCAGCGACACCGCCACCGCCACGCTCTCGGGTACGTCGATGGCCACGCCGCACGTCGCGGGCGCGGCGGCGATCTACCTCGCGAGCCACACCTCGGCCACCCCGGCGCAGGTCTCCGCGGCCCTGGTCGCCGGTGCCACCTCCAACGTGGTCACCAGCCCGGGCACCGGCTCGCCGAACAAGCTCCTGAAGCTCGTCCCGTAA